A region from the Nostoc sp. CENA543 genome encodes:
- a CDS encoding Piwi domain-containing protein, with product MTVAPVSLEPTSLSEIFPLTISQPNLICFRLTPEVERQDGNRFSFRFSRKFPEIIVTWHNGDFFVLARPGQPMPSQDEWRKALLEILEELKEDIGDRYYSIQWVRQPQPTPLILAFLAIQVLKVTRPFSTVTIRSDNGVEVIREPDFWAETIELPEGLKPALTLTIHSSIISKGDLADFLENHPYRHNLEKLLIGLKVQEIERGGNCIITGIVGTVGEHREELKEKATGSISKQKLEDAPDEQPLVSVQFGKNKKQFHYPLMALRPSITAQTSEQLQVKYGDLLKATKITHQERQRLLITYKTQADISLSAYGFQLGRSINSRNYPTLFWKPPVAIEQTPLLFGRGVKGIRGEVLKGLSKGGVYSRHYDYQQPSRVIRIAALKLCNLKVDKFLEEVRQRLKIYGFQSEIVHRKELPELSGAEARAELEKAIDELETAVNELITVPTDIFLTFLPESDRNADNDEGGSLYQRVYSQLLRRGIASQVIYSDTLTSVDHRQILNQVIPGILAKLGNLPFVLAEPLEIADYFIGLDISRESKEKLPGTLNACASVRFYDRQGKFIRYRLEDALIPGEEIPQRLLETLLPASELKNKTVLIYRDGPFCGQEVDHLLEWARAINSKFILVECRKSGNPRLYNLNQQKIVTSPEKGLALRLSSREAVLVTTKISDRVGLARPLRLTVREEGHQVSIENILETTLKLTLLHHGALQTPRLPMPLYGADRMAYLRLNGIYPTSMLEGDRQFWL from the coding sequence ATGACTGTTGCGCCCGTTTCTCTAGAACCAACATCTCTAAGTGAAATTTTTCCCCTTACTATCTCCCAACCAAATTTAATATGCTTTCGATTGACTCCAGAAGTTGAACGACAGGATGGCAATCGTTTCAGCTTCCGGTTTAGTCGCAAATTTCCTGAGATTATTGTCACTTGGCATAATGGAGATTTTTTTGTTTTAGCTAGGCCGGGTCAACCTATGCCTAGCCAAGATGAATGGCGAAAAGCACTTTTAGAAATTTTAGAGGAATTGAAAGAAGATATTGGAGATCGCTACTACTCAATTCAATGGGTACGTCAGCCACAGCCAACACCGTTAATTCTTGCCTTTCTTGCTATTCAAGTATTAAAAGTTACTCGTCCATTTTCAACTGTAACTATCCGTTCTGATAACGGCGTAGAAGTCATACGAGAACCCGATTTTTGGGCAGAAACTATTGAATTGCCAGAGGGGTTAAAACCTGCTTTAACTTTAACGATTCACAGCAGCATTATATCAAAGGGTGATTTAGCTGATTTTTTAGAGAATCACCCCTATCGGCACAACTTAGAAAAGCTTTTAATTGGTTTGAAAGTTCAAGAAATTGAACGAGGTGGTAACTGTATTATTACTGGGATTGTGGGAACAGTAGGGGAACATAGAGAGGAACTAAAAGAAAAAGCAACTGGTTCAATTAGTAAACAAAAACTAGAGGACGCACCTGACGAACAGCCCCTCGTTTCTGTACAATTTGGCAAGAATAAAAAGCAATTTCATTATCCGCTAATGGCTTTGCGTCCTAGCATTACTGCCCAAACATCTGAGCAACTACAAGTTAAATATGGAGACCTACTCAAGGCAACTAAAATTACTCACCAGGAGCGACAGAGACTTTTAATTACCTATAAAACACAAGCAGATATTTCTCTATCTGCATATGGATTTCAGTTAGGGCGTAGTATCAACAGCCGTAATTACCCGACATTATTCTGGAAACCACCAGTAGCAATTGAGCAAACTCCACTCCTTTTTGGTAGAGGTGTTAAAGGCATTAGAGGTGAAGTCCTTAAGGGACTGTCTAAAGGTGGTGTTTACAGCCGTCATTATGATTATCAACAGCCATCAAGAGTAATTCGTATTGCTGCTTTAAAGCTTTGTAATTTAAAAGTAGATAAATTTTTAGAGGAAGTTCGGCAAAGGTTAAAAATATACGGATTTCAAAGTGAGATTGTTCATAGAAAAGAATTGCCTGAGTTGAGTGGTGCTGAAGCCAGGGCTGAACTAGAGAAAGCCATTGATGAATTAGAGACTGCTGTCAATGAATTAATTACTGTTCCAACTGATATTTTTCTAACCTTTCTGCCAGAGAGTGATCGTAATGCTGATAATGATGAAGGCGGTAGTTTATATCAACGGGTATATTCGCAGTTACTCAGACGTGGAATTGCTAGTCAGGTAATTTATTCTGATACATTAACCAGCGTTGACCACAGACAAATTCTTAATCAAGTAATTCCCGGAATTTTAGCAAAGTTGGGTAATTTACCTTTCGTTTTGGCTGAACCTTTAGAGATTGCTGACTATTTTATTGGATTGGATATTTCTAGAGAGTCAAAGGAAAAGTTACCCGGAACTCTAAACGCCTGTGCAAGTGTGCGTTTCTATGATAGACAAGGAAAGTTTATTCGATATCGGCTAGAAGATGCTTTAATTCCAGGTGAAGAAATACCTCAAAGACTTTTAGAAACATTACTTCCAGCATCTGAACTGAAAAACAAAACAGTTTTAATTTACCGGGATGGCCCTTTTTGCGGTCAAGAAGTTGACCATTTACTGGAATGGGCTAGAGCAATTAACTCAAAATTTATTTTAGTGGAGTGCAGAAAGTCTGGGAATCCTAGACTTTACAACTTAAATCAGCAAAAAATTGTGACTTCTCCAGAAAAAGGGTTGGCACTTCGTTTATCATCCCGTGAAGCGGTTCTAGTAACAACTAAAATTTCAGATCGGGTAGGTTTAGCTCGTCCTCTGCGTTTGACTGTGCGTGAAGAAGGACACCAAGTATCAATTGAAAACATTCTAGAAACTACTTTAAAACTGACATTGCTGCATCATGGAGCGTTACAAACACCTCGGTTGCCAATGCCTCTCTACGGAGCAGATCGTATGGCTTATCTGCGCTTAAATGGGATTTATCCTACGAGTATGCTGGAAGGCGATCGCCAATTTTGGTTATAG
- a CDS encoding PD-(D/E)XK nuclease family protein, giving the protein MPTPWRPFASYNLWLQFAPPIGQEHWHCDMKRGFTKARSREPLVAALLATDTIPQRIGLLAQRGVYEFHRDPFILYHSDAVTKVAEILQLDQESEIIQERVISILKNYHLNPILFGKNIITLSRGDEGFPEPILIEQDNYQFNLFAAIDCIFEEQHGTLHILDFKTGQANFDKRQAYVYLLAANLLYPTQPSVASFYNLESEKWSDPITATASQLNAFRIELARISQQHQKDLQRYRHSPSEFKRIFPPNPGINCQQCSFNSICEFSNIEVSA; this is encoded by the coding sequence ATGCCAACACCTTGGCGACCGTTTGCTAGTTACAACCTATGGTTACAGTTTGCTCCACCAATAGGACAAGAACACTGGCATTGTGACATGAAGCGAGGTTTTACTAAAGCAAGATCACGCGAACCATTGGTTGCAGCACTCTTGGCAACTGATACGATACCACAACGGATTGGTCTACTGGCACAACGAGGAGTTTATGAATTTCATCGAGACCCCTTTATCTTATACCACAGTGATGCTGTTACAAAAGTGGCAGAGATTCTACAATTAGACCAAGAGTCAGAGATAATTCAAGAACGAGTGATTTCTATCTTGAAAAATTACCATTTAAATCCCATTCTCTTTGGGAAGAACATTATCACATTGAGTCGAGGTGATGAAGGATTTCCAGAACCAATTTTAATTGAGCAGGATAATTATCAATTTAACTTATTTGCTGCTATTGACTGTATTTTTGAAGAACAACATGGCACACTGCATATATTGGATTTTAAGACGGGTCAAGCTAATTTTGACAAACGACAAGCGTATGTTTACTTACTAGCAGCGAACTTACTCTATCCTACTCAACCCTCTGTGGCATCGTTTTACAACTTGGAAAGTGAGAAATGGTCTGATCCCATCACTGCAACAGCTAGTCAGCTAAACGCTTTTCGGATTGAACTGGCGCGAATATCCCAACAGCATCAAAAAGATTTGCAACGTTATAGGCATTCTCCGTCTGAGTTTAAACGAATTTTCCCTCCTAATCCAGGCATTAACTGCCAACAATGCTCATTCAATTCAATTTGTGAATTCTCTAATATTGAGGTTTCTGCATGA
- a CDS encoding ImmA/IrrE family metallo-endopeptidase, with translation MSVIKPEQRYSKKEIERRANDLLNKMQAKPNYAGNGRRIDASRVADFLDIGVVWESLPSDDQGQIAAMILPLQREIVINNDIPKLREGYGQSTIAHEIGHWLLHINQEDVEKFVDRMERDIEVNIPPFLCRSASDQVYQSIANTQIDWREWQAQYLASCLLMPVHILEQAQKARDLTKWPHLYAMADELGVTISNLTNRLKGLGWIRLTENSKQIYLGNTAPSRTGAFK, from the coding sequence TTGAGTGTAATTAAGCCGGAACAGCGATATAGCAAAAAGGAGATTGAACGTAGGGCTAATGACCTTCTCAATAAGATGCAAGCTAAACCTAATTATGCTGGTAACGGACGACGAATTGATGCTAGCCGTGTCGCTGACTTTCTGGATATAGGTGTTGTGTGGGAAAGTTTACCGTCTGATGACCAAGGGCAGATAGCAGCTATGATTTTGCCACTGCAACGGGAAATTGTCATTAATAATGACATTCCCAAACTGCGTGAAGGATATGGACAATCCACGATTGCTCATGAAATTGGACACTGGTTACTTCACATCAACCAAGAAGATGTGGAAAAATTTGTAGATCGGATGGAGCGTGATATCGAGGTAAATATACCGCCGTTCTTATGCCGTAGTGCTAGTGATCAAGTTTATCAAAGTATTGCTAACACTCAGATAGATTGGAGAGAATGGCAGGCTCAGTATCTCGCTAGTTGCTTGTTGATGCCTGTGCATATATTGGAACAAGCACAAAAGGCGCGTGATTTAACAAAATGGCCTCACCTTTATGCAATGGCAGATGAACTTGGTGTAACTATATCTAATCTGACAAATCGTTTGAAAGGTCTGGGCTGGATTCGCTTGACTGAAAACTCTAAGCAAATTTATTTAGGTAATACCGCACCTAGCAGGACAGGTGCGTTTAAGTAG
- a CDS encoding DUF732 domain-containing protein: MWFKFSQQKLIVIIVSWLFALTVMIWANPVFAAGDDDLFLQKFNDYIPEELIDLFGGVPFPAITDSEKIEAAQFACRALNRGNTLTDLNLLGMKINRSLVSEQKYIAALMQAAVETYCPTDKYLYQAAVIRRYTDNL, encoded by the coding sequence ATGTGGTTTAAATTTTCACAGCAAAAGCTTATTGTAATTATCGTAAGTTGGTTATTTGCTTTAACTGTAATGATTTGGGCTAATCCTGTTTTTGCTGCTGGAGATGATGATTTATTCTTGCAGAAATTCAATGATTATATTCCAGAAGAGTTAATAGATTTATTTGGAGGAGTTCCCTTTCCAGCGATTACTGATTCTGAAAAAATTGAAGCTGCTCAATTTGCTTGTCGTGCTTTAAATAGAGGTAATACTCTAACAGATTTAAATTTATTGGGCATGAAGATTAATCGGAGTCTAGTATCTGAACAAAAATACATTGCAGCACTAATGCAAGCAGCTGTTGAAACTTACTGCCCTACCGATAAATATTTATATCAAGCAGCAGTAATACGTCGTTACACCGACAACTTATAA
- a CDS encoding helix-turn-helix domain-containing protein translates to MNQTFGRVIRQARKDKGYSQRELAKLIEVDYTYLSKLENDHAAYPPSKEVIRLLVRYLDLAEREEELIYLAGRITADDERIFQELVKQNYKQMPALFRMWRDNPHSVQKLLEEPIQPENEEKES, encoded by the coding sequence GTGAATCAAACTTTTGGCAGGGTTATTCGTCAAGCCCGTAAGGACAAGGGATACAGCCAGCGTGAGCTAGCAAAATTAATAGAAGTAGATTACACTTATCTGTCCAAACTGGAGAACGACCACGCCGCGTATCCTCCTAGTAAAGAGGTCATTCGGTTGTTAGTGCGTTACCTAGATTTAGCCGAACGAGAAGAGGAGCTAATCTATCTTGCTGGTCGAATCACAGCCGATGACGAGAGAATTTTTCAGGAGTTGGTTAAACAGAATTACAAGCAGATGCCTGCTTTGTTTCGTATGTGGCGTGACAATCCTCATTCTGTTCAAAAACTCCTTGAAGAACCTATCCAACCAGAAAATGAGGAGAAGGAAAGTTGA